In Amaranthus tricolor cultivar Red isolate AtriRed21 chromosome 3, ASM2621246v1, whole genome shotgun sequence, a single window of DNA contains:
- the LOC130807784 gene encoding probable WRKY transcription factor 38: MLIMEYFKCVYKEDQKCQATKHIQKISDSPTKYRITYYADHTCHPDPINNTYISNFDLVQENDCTNYISFESKNPKSKQTINHAIISLNSTPSFSLPTSKSLDHISATTTTTMESSIVHIADVFSPTMSMSSGYVGSSGHTDISIWDYIDVANSKSEP, translated from the exons ATGCTAATCAT GGAATATTTCAAATGTGTATACAAAGAAGATCAGAAATGTCAAGCAACTAAACATATCCAAAAGATATCAGACAGTCCTACAAAATACAGGATCACTTATTATGCTGATCATACATGCCACCCTGATCCTATAAACAATACGTACATatctaattttgatttagtTCAAGAAAATGATTGTACCAATTACATAAGTTTTGAGTCAAAAAACCCAAAATCCAAACAAACCATTAATCATGCAATAATTTCTCTAAATTCAACACCATCATTTTCTCTTCCTACTTCAAAGTCTCTTGATCACATATCAGCGACAACGACAACGACAATGGAATCATCAATAGTTCATATTGCAGACGTATTTTCTCCAACGATGTCAATGAGCTCTGGTTATGTTGGTAGTTCAGGTCATACTGATATTTCAATTTGGGATTATATcgatgtagcaaattcaaaatcTGAACCGTAA
- the LOC130808233 gene encoding probable WRKY transcription factor 62 gives MDNDKKVILEEELKKGWEAATQLRSLIPSQSQLTMNGRSLSNHDDDQFNFNDQTNMASMHNHTFTILSSLETSLSIINDMVRSFHFQASSSKETSPNNRRRVLECPNVEPDGYTWRKYGQKVIQKTMYPREYFRCIYKEDQNCQATKHVQKISNNPTNYRITYYAEHTCQPTQTNNTNIAYYNVLNVHENDHFTNYMNFKSPNPLISTPKEALNNYYTPSISTTNNPPLSPSESLNPIPTTTTTTITTTTTNNVPSVDIATYIHQDPNVVFSPNIFISPNDYMGTLNIESTIDYSYLAYEHLDTINDLEDLNSFWDTI, from the exons ATGGATAATGATAAGAAGGTTATTTTGGAGGAAGAATTGAAAAAAGGATGGGAAGCAGCAACTCAACTTCGCAGCTTAATTCCTTCACAATCACAACTAACAATGAATGGTAGATCATTATCAaatcatgatgatgatcaatTCAATTTCAATGATCAAACAAACATGGCTTCAATGCATAATCATACATTCACAATTCTTTCATCACTTGAAACTTCTCTATCCATCATCAATGATATGGTTCGATCCTTCCACTTTCAAGCTTCATCTTCTAAGGAAACTTCTCCTAACAATAG GAGACGCGTGCTTGAATGCCCTAATGTTGAACCTGATGGCTACACATGGAGAAAGTACGGACAAAAAGTAATTCAAAAGACAATGTATCCTAG GGAATACTTCAGGTGCATATACAAAGAAGATCAGAATTGCCAAGCAACTAAACATGTCCAAAAGATATCCAATAATCCTACAAATTATAGGATCACTTACTATGCAGAACATACATGCCAACCCACTCAAACAAACAATACAAATATTGCTTACTATAATGTGTTAAATGTTCATGAAAATGATCATTTTACCAATTACATGAACTTTAAGTCACCAAACCCATTGATATCCACCCCAAAAGAAGCTCTTAACAATTATTATACACCTTCAATTTCCACCACCAATAATCCTCCTCTTTCTCCGTCGGAGTCTCTTAATCCAATACcaacaacgacaacaacaacaataacaacaacaacaactaataATGTTCCATCAGTTGATATTGCAACATATATACACCAGGATCCAAATGTAGTATTTTCTCCAAATATATTCATAAGCCCCAACGACTACATGGGTACCCTAAATATTGAGTCAACTATTGACTATAGTTACTTGGCTTATGAACATTTGGATACTATTAATGATTTGGAAGACCTTAATTCCTTTTGGGATACGATATAA
- the LOC130808075 gene encoding probable WRKY transcription factor 38 — protein sequence MVEKELKRGWEAATQLPSLIVDVPSQLQTFNQRSSSSDHNDDQILINDNKKMDCMKNFSNTVLYSLENSISIIKTMIQSMEIQASSSGSPPNNRRYIIDTSNITPDGYTWRKYGHKCIQNTKHPREYFKCVYKEDQKCQATKHIQKISDSPTKYRITYYAD from the exons ATGGTGGAAAAGGAGTTGAAAAGAGGGTGGGAAGCAGCAACACAACTACCTAGTTTAATTGTGGATGTTCCATCACAATTACAAACATTCAATcaaagatcatcatcatcagatcATAATGATGATCAGATTTTAatcaatgataataaaaaaatggatTGTATGAAGAATTTTTCCAACACTGTTCTTTATTCACTAGAAAATTCAATTTCCATCATCAAAACTATGATACAATCAATGGAGATTCAAGCTTCATCTTCTGGATCTCCTCCTAACAACAG GAGATACATAATTGATACATCTAATATTACACCCGATGGTTACACTTGGAGGAAATATGGGCACAAGTGTATTCAAAATACAAAGCATCCAAG GGAATACTTCAAGTGTGTATACAAAGAAGATCAGAAATGTCAAGCAACTAAACATATTCAAAAGATATCAGACAGTCCTACAAAATACAGGATCACTTATTATGCTGATTGA